Proteins found in one Arthrobacter pascens genomic segment:
- a CDS encoding dihydrofolate reductase family protein — MRKVTAGLFHSVDGVVSEPNLWQFDSFDEELGQGMTAFMERSDTVLLGRVSYQEWAGYWPNASVDEDFAGFINPVQKYVASRSLAEPLEWQNSHLIEGSLEGFVAGLKQRDGGEIAVCGSISVVRQLLFAGLLDSLTLMTHPVVAGRGRRLFETDDPVTRLSLQDQYRTSKGNVISTYGLLGE; from the coding sequence ATGCGCAAAGTTACCGCCGGCCTGTTCCATTCCGTGGATGGGGTGGTGTCCGAGCCGAATCTCTGGCAGTTCGACAGCTTCGACGAGGAACTGGGCCAGGGCATGACGGCGTTCATGGAGCGGTCGGACACAGTGCTGCTGGGCCGAGTCAGCTACCAGGAGTGGGCCGGATACTGGCCCAACGCGTCCGTGGATGAGGACTTTGCCGGCTTCATCAACCCGGTGCAGAAGTACGTGGCCTCGCGGAGCCTGGCGGAGCCGCTGGAGTGGCAGAACTCGCACCTTATCGAGGGCTCATTGGAGGGTTTCGTGGCCGGGCTGAAGCAGCGCGACGGCGGCGAGATCGCCGTGTGCGGCAGCATTTCAGTGGTGCGCCAGCTACTGTTCGCCGGCCTGCTGGATTCGCTGACCCTCATGACTCACCCGGTGGTGGCGGGGCGTGGCCGGCGCCTGTTCGAAACCGACGATCCCGTCACCCGGCTCAGCCTGCAGGACCAGTACCGGACCAGCAAGGGCAACGTCATCAGCACGTACGGGCTGCTGGGCGAATAA
- a CDS encoding SDR family NAD(P)-dependent oxidoreductase, giving the protein MTPRTIVITGASDGIGAAAARTLAEAGARMVVVGRSSEKTRRIAKELNADYFVCDFAELAQVRTLAAQLKENYPRIDVLANNAGAIMGQRELTVDGHESTFQVNHLAPFLLTTELMDVLTASNAKVINTSSGANGFGRLDLEDLSSARKYTTNRAYGTAKLANILFTTELNHRYGSEGITTAAFHPGVVATNFAADSTSHMRHAYKTLLKHFMLTPDQGADTLLWLINGTAGTDWVSGAYYAKRALAKANPQAYDAELARGLWDRSAELVAR; this is encoded by the coding sequence ATGACCCCTCGCACCATCGTGATCACTGGCGCCAGCGACGGCATCGGCGCAGCCGCCGCGCGGACGCTGGCTGAGGCAGGGGCGCGGATGGTCGTCGTCGGCCGTTCCTCCGAAAAGACCCGGCGCATCGCCAAAGAGCTCAACGCTGACTACTTCGTCTGCGACTTCGCCGAACTGGCCCAGGTCCGCACGCTCGCCGCGCAGCTGAAGGAAAACTATCCCCGGATCGACGTCCTGGCCAATAACGCCGGCGCCATCATGGGCCAGCGCGAACTCACCGTGGACGGGCACGAGTCCACTTTCCAGGTCAACCATCTGGCCCCGTTCCTGCTGACCACGGAGCTCATGGATGTGCTTACTGCCAGCAACGCCAAGGTCATCAACACCTCCAGCGGGGCCAACGGCTTCGGCAGACTGGATCTGGAGGACCTCAGCTCCGCCCGCAAGTACACCACCAACCGCGCCTACGGCACCGCCAAGCTCGCCAACATCCTCTTCACAACGGAACTGAACCACCGATACGGCAGTGAAGGAATCACGACGGCGGCGTTCCACCCAGGCGTGGTGGCCACCAACTTCGCCGCAGACTCCACCAGCCACATGCGCCACGCCTACAAGACGCTGCTGAAGCATTTTATGCTCACCCCTGACCAGGGCGCCGACACCCTGCTGTGGCTCATCAACGGCACAGCCGGCACTGACTGGGTCTCCGGCGCCTACTACGCCAAACGGGCCTTGGCCAAGGCAAACCCCCAGGCATACGACGCCGAGCTGGCACGCGGCCTCTGGGACCGCAGCGCAGAGCTGGTGGCGCGTTAG
- a CDS encoding TfoX/Sxy family protein: MEMPKASEADKERFRSVVPDRPEVVIKPMFGNLGAFVNGNMFAGLFGPTIGVRLSSEDRAELEGTERTVPFGPVERPMGGYTGLPEVWNAEGEGDEARARAWVEKAFAYVAGLPPKAPKERKSRA; the protein is encoded by the coding sequence ATGGAGATGCCCAAAGCGTCCGAGGCGGACAAGGAACGTTTCCGGTCGGTGGTGCCGGACCGGCCTGAGGTGGTCATCAAACCGATGTTCGGCAACCTGGGCGCCTTCGTGAACGGCAACATGTTCGCCGGGCTGTTCGGCCCGACCATCGGCGTCAGGCTCTCCAGCGAAGACCGCGCAGAGCTTGAAGGCACCGAGCGGACCGTCCCGTTCGGGCCCGTGGAGCGCCCCATGGGCGGCTACACCGGGCTCCCGGAGGTGTGGAACGCTGAAGGCGAGGGGGACGAGGCGCGGGCAAGGGCCTGGGTCGAGAAGGCGTTCGCGTACGTGGCCGGGCTCCCGCCGAAGGCACCCAAAGAACGCAAATCCCGGGCGTAG
- a CDS encoding GntP family permease, producing MTIEGWTQTMGAGPLLLIAAAAIVALLFLIIKLRMHALVALILISLATAFATGIPANQVVPVLINGFGTTLGTVALLVGLGAMLGRIVETSGGAKVLADYLIGVFGEKRAPFALGLASLIFGFPIFFDAGLVVMLPVVFAVAHRLGGGVLRYGLPAAGAFSVMHIFLPPHPGPVSAAAFFDANIGLVLIAGLITAIPTWYVTAYLFGLWTGKKLVLPVPEILGHASAEAESHPPRFRTIIGLLLLPLVLIFINTGLNTLASSGALSESVKNEQWFQILRTIGETPVALLIAVLVAVFVLGARRGKDAGAIEKLLESSLGPVCSVILITGAGGMFGGVLRASGIGDALADVLGNLGIPLILAGFLISAILRIAQGSATVALTTTAGLIAPAVALAGLTGMQVAALVIAVAAGSVVVSHVNDSGFWLVGRFFGMDVKTTLKTWTVMETLIGVMGFAIAAALFVLAGVAG from the coding sequence ATGACCATCGAAGGATGGACCCAGACGATGGGCGCAGGCCCCCTGCTGCTCATCGCTGCGGCCGCGATCGTCGCCCTGCTGTTCCTGATCATCAAACTGCGGATGCACGCACTGGTCGCCCTGATCCTGATCAGCCTCGCCACCGCTTTTGCCACCGGAATCCCCGCCAACCAGGTGGTGCCAGTGTTGATCAACGGCTTCGGGACAACCCTCGGGACGGTGGCGCTCCTTGTTGGCCTGGGCGCCATGCTCGGCCGCATCGTTGAAACCAGCGGCGGTGCCAAAGTCCTGGCGGACTACCTCATCGGTGTCTTCGGCGAGAAGCGTGCCCCGTTTGCGCTGGGCCTCGCGTCCCTGATCTTCGGCTTCCCCATTTTCTTCGACGCCGGCCTGGTAGTGATGCTGCCCGTCGTCTTCGCCGTCGCCCACCGCCTGGGCGGGGGAGTGCTGCGTTACGGTCTTCCCGCTGCCGGCGCGTTCTCCGTGATGCACATTTTCCTGCCGCCGCACCCGGGACCCGTCTCGGCAGCTGCCTTCTTTGACGCGAACATCGGCCTGGTCCTGATCGCCGGCCTGATCACCGCCATCCCCACCTGGTACGTCACCGCCTACCTCTTCGGCCTGTGGACCGGCAAGAAGCTGGTCCTGCCCGTCCCGGAAATCCTGGGCCACGCCAGCGCCGAAGCCGAGTCCCACCCGCCGCGGTTCCGCACCATCATCGGGCTGCTGCTCCTGCCGCTGGTGCTCATCTTCATCAACACCGGCCTCAACACCCTGGCCTCCTCCGGCGCGCTGTCCGAGTCCGTCAAGAACGAACAGTGGTTCCAGATCCTGCGCACCATCGGTGAAACTCCGGTGGCGCTGCTGATCGCGGTGCTGGTGGCCGTGTTCGTCCTGGGTGCCCGCCGCGGCAAGGACGCGGGCGCCATAGAGAAGCTGCTCGAATCCTCGCTGGGCCCGGTCTGCTCCGTCATCCTCATCACCGGCGCCGGCGGCATGTTCGGCGGCGTGCTGCGTGCCTCGGGCATCGGCGATGCACTGGCCGACGTACTGGGCAACCTGGGCATCCCGCTCATCCTGGCGGGCTTCCTGATCTCCGCGATCCTGCGCATCGCCCAGGGCTCCGCCACCGTGGCGCTGACCACCACCGCGGGTCTCATCGCCCCGGCCGTGGCGCTGGCAGGACTGACGGGAATGCAGGTGGCCGCCCTGGTCATCGCCGTGGCTGCCGGTTCCGTGGTGGTCTCACACGTCAACGACTCCGGCTTCTGGCTGGTGGGCCGCTTCTTCGGCATGGACGTCAAGACCACACTGAAGACCTGGACCGTCATGGAAACCCTGATCGGCGTGATGGGCTTCGCCATCGCCGCGGCGCTCTTCGTGCTCGCCGGAGTGGCGGGCTAG
- a CDS encoding gluconokinase, translating into MLYPATHLVVMGVAGSGKSTIAAALSQQLGWACAEADEFHPQTNIDKMSQGVPLQDEDRWPWLLQIQNWMTGQAAAGHSTVLTCSALKRSYRQLLSAAEGRVLFIHLDGEAGLIGQRMQGREGHFMPPTLLPSQLATLEPLSPEELAAGSLRLDISQAPEELVEATIAALKLPAVPATGVS; encoded by the coding sequence ATGCTGTATCCAGCCACGCACCTGGTGGTGATGGGCGTTGCCGGCTCCGGCAAGTCCACCATTGCAGCGGCCCTGTCCCAGCAGCTTGGCTGGGCCTGTGCCGAGGCCGACGAGTTCCATCCCCAAACGAACATCGACAAGATGTCCCAGGGAGTTCCCCTGCAGGACGAGGACCGCTGGCCCTGGCTCCTGCAGATCCAGAACTGGATGACCGGGCAGGCAGCGGCCGGCCACAGCACAGTCCTGACCTGTTCCGCGCTCAAGCGGAGCTACCGCCAACTCCTGTCAGCGGCTGAAGGCCGGGTTCTTTTTATCCACCTGGACGGCGAGGCCGGCCTGATCGGCCAGCGCATGCAGGGACGGGAAGGCCACTTTATGCCGCCCACCCTGCTGCCCAGCCAGTTGGCCACCCTGGAACCTCTCAGCCCCGAGGAGCTGGCGGCAGGGAGCCTCCGCCTGGACATCTCCCAGGCTCCGGAGGAGCTCGTGGAGGCCACCATCGCCGCGCTGAAACTCCCCGCGGTACCGGCAACCGGAGTTTCCTGA
- a CDS encoding FadR/GntR family transcriptional regulator: MSTATAGPADGADDGGASPAMQGRVLEAVGVAIASGSLPPGSRLTLDKLQQEYGVSRTVARDTMKVLESMNLVYSRRRVGIVVQERALWNVFDPKLVRWRLASDGRAQQYSSLTELRIAVEPIAAAGAARRASAAERAQLVALATELRRLGEAGELEAFLAADIEFHCLLLQSCGNEMFTALEGMVAEVLTSRTKQGLMPFKPREEALQAHENVAAAVAGGDATTAETAMHHILDEVRNAMGLP; this comes from the coding sequence TTGTCGACGGCGACAGCAGGGCCCGCGGATGGCGCGGACGACGGCGGGGCTTCCCCCGCGATGCAAGGACGCGTTCTTGAGGCCGTTGGCGTTGCCATCGCCTCCGGGAGCCTTCCTCCGGGCAGCCGCCTCACCCTGGACAAGCTCCAGCAGGAATATGGGGTGTCACGGACGGTAGCCCGCGACACCATGAAGGTCCTGGAATCGATGAACCTGGTGTACTCGCGGCGGCGGGTGGGCATTGTGGTGCAGGAGCGGGCGCTGTGGAATGTCTTCGACCCGAAACTGGTGCGCTGGCGCCTTGCCTCCGACGGCCGTGCGCAGCAGTACAGCAGCCTCACGGAACTGCGCATCGCCGTCGAACCCATTGCCGCCGCGGGGGCTGCCCGGCGGGCCAGCGCTGCTGAGCGCGCCCAGCTGGTTGCCCTGGCAACGGAGCTGAGGCGCCTCGGCGAGGCGGGAGAACTGGAGGCATTCCTGGCCGCCGACATCGAGTTCCACTGCCTGCTGCTGCAGAGCTGCGGCAATGAGATGTTTACGGCGCTGGAGGGGATGGTGGCCGAGGTACTTACCAGCCGGACCAAGCAAGGCCTGATGCCATTCAAACCCCGGGAAGAAGCGCTCCAGGCCCACGAGAATGTTGCCGCTGCGGTTGCCGGTGGGGACGCGACCACGGCCGAGACCGCGATGCACCACATCCTGGACGAAGTGCGGAATGCGATGGGGCTGCCCTAG